The Rhinopithecus roxellana isolate Shanxi Qingling chromosome 9, ASM756505v1, whole genome shotgun sequence genome contains a region encoding:
- the IKBKB gene encoding inhibitor of nuclear factor kappa-B kinase subunit beta isoform X4, producing MSSDGTIRLTHPNVVAARDVPEGMQNLAPNDLPLLAMEYCQGGDLRKYLNQFENCCGLREGAILTLLSDIASALRYLHENRIIHRDLKPENIVLQQGEQRLIHKIIDLGYAKELDQGSLCTSFVGTLQYLAPELLEQQKYTVTVDYWSFGTLAFECITGFRPFLPNWQPVQWHSKVRQKSEVDIVVSEDLNGTVKFSSSLPYPNNLNSVLAERLEKWLQLMLMWHPRQRGTDPTYGPNGCFKALDDILNLKLVHILNMVTGTIHTYPVTEDESLQSLKARIQQDTGIPEEDQELLQEAGLALIPDKPATQCISDGKLNEGRTLDMDLVFLFDNSKITYETQISPRPQPESVSCILQEPKRNLAFFQLRKVWGQVWHSIQTLKEDCNRLQQGQRAAMMNLLRNNSCLSKMKNSMASMSQQLKAKLDFFKTSIQIDLEKYSEQTEFGITSDKLLLAWREMEQAVELCGRENEVKLLVERMMALQTDIVDLQRSPMGRKQGGTLDDLEEQARELYRRLREKPRDQRTEGDSQEMVRLLLQAIQSFEKKVRVIYTQLSKTVVCKQKALELLPKVEEVVSLMNEDEKTVVRLQEKRQKELWNLLKIACSKVRGPVSGSPDSMNASRLSQPGQLMSQPSTASNSLPEPAKKSEELVAEAHNLCTLLENAIQDTVREQDQSFTALDWSWLQTEEEEHNCLEQAS from the exons GCTGACCCACCCCAATGTGGTGGCTGCCCGAGATGTCCCTGAGGGGATGCAGAACTTGGCGCCCAATGACTTGCCCCTGCTGGCCATGGAGTATTGCCAAGGAGGAGATCTCCGGAAG TACCTGAACCAGTTTGAGAATTGCTGTGGTCTGCGGGAAGGTGCCATCCTCACCTTGCTGAGTGACATTG cctctgcactTAGATACCTTCATGAAAACAGAATCATCCATCGGGATCTAAAGCCAGAAAACATCGTCCTGCAGCAAGGAGAACAGAGG TTAATACACAAAATTATTGACCTAGGATATGCCAAGGAGCTGGATCAGGGCAGTCTTTGCACATCATTCGTGGGGACCCTGCAGTACCTG GCCCCAGAGCTGCTGGAGCAGCAGAAGTACACGGTGACTGTCGACTACTGGAGCTTTGGCACCCTGGCCTTCGAGTGCATCACGGGCTTCCGGCCCTTCCTCCCCAACTGGCAGCCTGTGCAGTG GCATTCGAAAGTCCGGCAGAAGAGTGAGGTGGATATTGTTGTCAGCGAAGACTTGAATGGAACAGTGAAGTTTTCAAGCTCTTTACCCTACCCCAATAATCTTAACAG CGTCCTGGCTGAGCGACTGGAGAAGTGGCTGCAACTGATGCTGATGTGGCACCCCCGACAGAGGGGCACAGATCCCACGTATGGGCCCAATGGCTGCTTCAAGGCCCTGGATGACATCTTAAACTTAAAG CTGGTTCATATCTTGAACATGGTCACAGGCACCATCCACACCTACCCTGTGACAGAGGACGAGAGTCTGCAGAGCTTGAAGGCCAGAATCCAGCAGGACACGGGCATCCCAGAGGAGGACCAGGAGCTGCTGCAGGAAGCGGGCCTGGCATTGATCCCCGATAAACCTGCCACTCAGTGTATTTCAGATGGCAAG TTAAATGAGGGCCGCACATTGGACATggatcttgtttttctctttgacaACAGTAAAATCACCTATGAGACTCAGATCTCCCCACGGCCCCAACCTGAAAGTGTCAGCTGTATCC TTCAAGAGCCCAAGAGGAACCTCGCCTTCTTCCAGCTGAGGAAGGTGTGGGGCCAGGTCTGGCACAGCATCCAGACCCTGAAGGAGGATTGCAACCGGCTGCAGCAGGGACAGCGAGCCGCCAT GATGAATCTCCTCCGGAACAACAGCTGCCTCTCCAAGATGAAGAATTCCATGGCTTCCATGTCTCAGCAGCTCAAGGCCAAGTTGGATTTCTTCAAAACCAGCATCCAGATTGACCTGGAGAAGTACAGCGAGCAAACTGAGTTTGGGATCA caTCAGATAAACTGCTGCTGGCCTGGAGGGAAATGGAGCAGGCCGTGGAGCTCTGTGGGCGG GAGAATGAAGTGAAACTCCTGGTAGAACGGATGATGGCTCTACAGACGGACATCGTGGACTTGCAGAGGAGCCCCATGGGCCGGAAGCAGGGGGGAACGTTGGACGACCT AGAGGAGCAAGCAAGGGAGCTGTACAGGAGACTAAGGGAAAAGCCTCGAG ACCAGCGAACTGAGGGTGACAGTCAGGAAATGGTACGGCTGCTGCTTCAGGCAATTCAGAGCTTCGAGAAGAAAGTGCGAGTGATCTATACACAGCTCAG TAAAACTGTGGTTTGCAAGCAGAAGGCACTGGAACTGTTGCCCAAGGTGGAAGAGGTGGTGAGCTTAATGAATGAGGATGAGAAGACTGTTGTCCGGCTGCAGGAGAAGCGGCAGAAGGAGCTCTGGAATCTCCTGAAGATTGCTTGT AGCAAGGTCCGTGGTCCTGTCAGTGGAAGCCCGGATAGCATGAATGCCTCTCGACTtagccagcctgggcagctgatgTCTCAGCCCTCCACGGCCTCCAACAGCTTACCCGAGCCAGCCAAGAAGAG TGAAGAACTGGTGGCCGAAGCACATAACCTGTGTACCCTGCTAGAAAATGCCATACAGGACACCGTGAGGGAGCAAGACCAGAGTTTCACG GCCCTAGACTGGAGCTGGTTACAGACGGAAGAAGAAGAGCACAACTGCCTGGAGCAGGCCTCCTGA
- the IKBKB gene encoding inhibitor of nuclear factor kappa-B kinase subunit beta isoform X3: MSSDGTIRLTHPNVVAARDVPEGMQNLAPNDLPLLAMEYCQGGDLRKYLNQFENCCGLREGAILTLLSDIASALRYLHENRIIHRDLKPENIVLQQGEQRLIHKIIDLGYAKELDQGSLCTSFVGTLQYLAPELLEQQKYTVTVDYWSFGTLAFECITGFRPFLPNWQPVQWHSKVRQKSEVDIVVSEDLNGTVKFSSSLPYPNNLNSVLAERLEKWLQLMLMWHPRQRGTDPTYGPNGCFKALDDILNLKLVHILNMVTGTIHTYPVTEDESLQSLKARIQQDTGIPEEDQELLQEAGLALIPDKPATQCISDGKLNEGRTLDMDLVFLFDNSKITYETQISPRPQPESVSCILQEPKRNLAFFQLRKVWGQVWHSIQTLKEDCNRLQQGQRAAMMNLLRNNSCLSKMKNSMASMSQQLKAKLDFFKTSIQIDLEKYSEQTEFGITSDKLLLAWREMEQAVELCGRENEVKLLVERMMALQTDIVDLQRSPMGRKQGGTLDDLEEQARELYRRLREKPRDQRTEGDSQEMVRLLLQAIQSFEKKVRVIYTQLSKTVVCKQKALELLPKVEEVVSLMNEDEKTVVRLQEKRQKELWNLLKIACSKVRGPVSGSPDSMNASRLSQPGQLMSQPSTASNSLPEPAKKSEELVAEAHNLCTLLENAIQDTVREQDQSFTVTACVSPLRFHVLSFYSKREKKMETQSGIIPNLSVCLFVYDRVFPCHPGWSAVA, encoded by the exons GCTGACCCACCCCAATGTGGTGGCTGCCCGAGATGTCCCTGAGGGGATGCAGAACTTGGCGCCCAATGACTTGCCCCTGCTGGCCATGGAGTATTGCCAAGGAGGAGATCTCCGGAAG TACCTGAACCAGTTTGAGAATTGCTGTGGTCTGCGGGAAGGTGCCATCCTCACCTTGCTGAGTGACATTG cctctgcactTAGATACCTTCATGAAAACAGAATCATCCATCGGGATCTAAAGCCAGAAAACATCGTCCTGCAGCAAGGAGAACAGAGG TTAATACACAAAATTATTGACCTAGGATATGCCAAGGAGCTGGATCAGGGCAGTCTTTGCACATCATTCGTGGGGACCCTGCAGTACCTG GCCCCAGAGCTGCTGGAGCAGCAGAAGTACACGGTGACTGTCGACTACTGGAGCTTTGGCACCCTGGCCTTCGAGTGCATCACGGGCTTCCGGCCCTTCCTCCCCAACTGGCAGCCTGTGCAGTG GCATTCGAAAGTCCGGCAGAAGAGTGAGGTGGATATTGTTGTCAGCGAAGACTTGAATGGAACAGTGAAGTTTTCAAGCTCTTTACCCTACCCCAATAATCTTAACAG CGTCCTGGCTGAGCGACTGGAGAAGTGGCTGCAACTGATGCTGATGTGGCACCCCCGACAGAGGGGCACAGATCCCACGTATGGGCCCAATGGCTGCTTCAAGGCCCTGGATGACATCTTAAACTTAAAG CTGGTTCATATCTTGAACATGGTCACAGGCACCATCCACACCTACCCTGTGACAGAGGACGAGAGTCTGCAGAGCTTGAAGGCCAGAATCCAGCAGGACACGGGCATCCCAGAGGAGGACCAGGAGCTGCTGCAGGAAGCGGGCCTGGCATTGATCCCCGATAAACCTGCCACTCAGTGTATTTCAGATGGCAAG TTAAATGAGGGCCGCACATTGGACATggatcttgtttttctctttgacaACAGTAAAATCACCTATGAGACTCAGATCTCCCCACGGCCCCAACCTGAAAGTGTCAGCTGTATCC TTCAAGAGCCCAAGAGGAACCTCGCCTTCTTCCAGCTGAGGAAGGTGTGGGGCCAGGTCTGGCACAGCATCCAGACCCTGAAGGAGGATTGCAACCGGCTGCAGCAGGGACAGCGAGCCGCCAT GATGAATCTCCTCCGGAACAACAGCTGCCTCTCCAAGATGAAGAATTCCATGGCTTCCATGTCTCAGCAGCTCAAGGCCAAGTTGGATTTCTTCAAAACCAGCATCCAGATTGACCTGGAGAAGTACAGCGAGCAAACTGAGTTTGGGATCA caTCAGATAAACTGCTGCTGGCCTGGAGGGAAATGGAGCAGGCCGTGGAGCTCTGTGGGCGG GAGAATGAAGTGAAACTCCTGGTAGAACGGATGATGGCTCTACAGACGGACATCGTGGACTTGCAGAGGAGCCCCATGGGCCGGAAGCAGGGGGGAACGTTGGACGACCT AGAGGAGCAAGCAAGGGAGCTGTACAGGAGACTAAGGGAAAAGCCTCGAG ACCAGCGAACTGAGGGTGACAGTCAGGAAATGGTACGGCTGCTGCTTCAGGCAATTCAGAGCTTCGAGAAGAAAGTGCGAGTGATCTATACACAGCTCAG TAAAACTGTGGTTTGCAAGCAGAAGGCACTGGAACTGTTGCCCAAGGTGGAAGAGGTGGTGAGCTTAATGAATGAGGATGAGAAGACTGTTGTCCGGCTGCAGGAGAAGCGGCAGAAGGAGCTCTGGAATCTCCTGAAGATTGCTTGT AGCAAGGTCCGTGGTCCTGTCAGTGGAAGCCCGGATAGCATGAATGCCTCTCGACTtagccagcctgggcagctgatgTCTCAGCCCTCCACGGCCTCCAACAGCTTACCCGAGCCAGCCAAGAAGAG TGAAGAACTGGTGGCCGAAGCACATAACCTGTGTACCCTGCTAGAAAATGCCATACAGGACACCGTGAGGGAGCAAGACCAGAGTTTCACGGTAACAGCCTGTGTGAGCCCCCTGCGATTCCATGTCCTTTCATTCTatagcaaaagagaaaagaaaatggaaacgcAATCTGGCATTATCCCCAACctcagtgtttgtttgtttgtttatgacaGGGTctttccctgtcacccaggctggagtgcagtggcatga
- the IKBKB gene encoding inhibitor of nuclear factor kappa-B kinase subunit beta isoform X2, whose protein sequence is MSWSPSLTTQTCGAWEMKERLGTGGFGNVIRWHNQETGEQIAIKQCRQELSPRNRERWCLEIQIMRRLTHPNVVAARDVPEGMQNLAPNDLPLLAMEYCQGGDLRKYLNQFENCCGLREGAILTLLSDIASALRYLHENRIIHRDLKPENIVLQQGEQRLIHKIIDLGYAKELDQGSLCTSFVGTLQYLAPELLEQQKYTVTVDYWSFGTLAFECITGFRPFLPNWQPVQWHSKVRQKSEVDIVVSEDLNGTVKFSSSLPYPNNLNSVLAERLEKWLQLMLMWHPRQRGTDPTYGPNGCFKALDDILNLKLVHILNMVTGTIHTYPVTEDESLQSLKARIQQDTGIPEEDQELLQEAGLALIPDKPATQCISDGKLNEGRTLDMDLVFLFDNSKITYETQISPRPQPESVSCILQEPKRNLAFFQLRKVWGQVWHSIQTLKEDCNRLQQGQRAAMMNLLRNNSCLSKMKNSMASMSQQLKAKLDFFKTSIQIDLEKYSEQTEFGITSDKLLLAWREMEQAVELCGRENEVKLLVERMMALQTDIVDLQRSPMGRKQGGTLDDLEEQARELYRRLREKPRDQRTEGDSQEMVRLLLQAIQSFEKKVRVIYTQLSKTVVCKQKALELLPKVEEVVSLMNEDEKTVVRLQEKRQKELWNLLKIACSKVRGPVSGSPDSMNASRLSQPGQLMSQPSTASNSLPEPAKKSEELVAEAHNLCTLLENAIQDTVREQDQSFTALDWSWLQTEEEEHNCLEQAS, encoded by the exons GCTGACCCACCCCAATGTGGTGGCTGCCCGAGATGTCCCTGAGGGGATGCAGAACTTGGCGCCCAATGACTTGCCCCTGCTGGCCATGGAGTATTGCCAAGGAGGAGATCTCCGGAAG TACCTGAACCAGTTTGAGAATTGCTGTGGTCTGCGGGAAGGTGCCATCCTCACCTTGCTGAGTGACATTG cctctgcactTAGATACCTTCATGAAAACAGAATCATCCATCGGGATCTAAAGCCAGAAAACATCGTCCTGCAGCAAGGAGAACAGAGG TTAATACACAAAATTATTGACCTAGGATATGCCAAGGAGCTGGATCAGGGCAGTCTTTGCACATCATTCGTGGGGACCCTGCAGTACCTG GCCCCAGAGCTGCTGGAGCAGCAGAAGTACACGGTGACTGTCGACTACTGGAGCTTTGGCACCCTGGCCTTCGAGTGCATCACGGGCTTCCGGCCCTTCCTCCCCAACTGGCAGCCTGTGCAGTG GCATTCGAAAGTCCGGCAGAAGAGTGAGGTGGATATTGTTGTCAGCGAAGACTTGAATGGAACAGTGAAGTTTTCAAGCTCTTTACCCTACCCCAATAATCTTAACAG CGTCCTGGCTGAGCGACTGGAGAAGTGGCTGCAACTGATGCTGATGTGGCACCCCCGACAGAGGGGCACAGATCCCACGTATGGGCCCAATGGCTGCTTCAAGGCCCTGGATGACATCTTAAACTTAAAG CTGGTTCATATCTTGAACATGGTCACAGGCACCATCCACACCTACCCTGTGACAGAGGACGAGAGTCTGCAGAGCTTGAAGGCCAGAATCCAGCAGGACACGGGCATCCCAGAGGAGGACCAGGAGCTGCTGCAGGAAGCGGGCCTGGCATTGATCCCCGATAAACCTGCCACTCAGTGTATTTCAGATGGCAAG TTAAATGAGGGCCGCACATTGGACATggatcttgtttttctctttgacaACAGTAAAATCACCTATGAGACTCAGATCTCCCCACGGCCCCAACCTGAAAGTGTCAGCTGTATCC TTCAAGAGCCCAAGAGGAACCTCGCCTTCTTCCAGCTGAGGAAGGTGTGGGGCCAGGTCTGGCACAGCATCCAGACCCTGAAGGAGGATTGCAACCGGCTGCAGCAGGGACAGCGAGCCGCCAT GATGAATCTCCTCCGGAACAACAGCTGCCTCTCCAAGATGAAGAATTCCATGGCTTCCATGTCTCAGCAGCTCAAGGCCAAGTTGGATTTCTTCAAAACCAGCATCCAGATTGACCTGGAGAAGTACAGCGAGCAAACTGAGTTTGGGATCA caTCAGATAAACTGCTGCTGGCCTGGAGGGAAATGGAGCAGGCCGTGGAGCTCTGTGGGCGG GAGAATGAAGTGAAACTCCTGGTAGAACGGATGATGGCTCTACAGACGGACATCGTGGACTTGCAGAGGAGCCCCATGGGCCGGAAGCAGGGGGGAACGTTGGACGACCT AGAGGAGCAAGCAAGGGAGCTGTACAGGAGACTAAGGGAAAAGCCTCGAG ACCAGCGAACTGAGGGTGACAGTCAGGAAATGGTACGGCTGCTGCTTCAGGCAATTCAGAGCTTCGAGAAGAAAGTGCGAGTGATCTATACACAGCTCAG TAAAACTGTGGTTTGCAAGCAGAAGGCACTGGAACTGTTGCCCAAGGTGGAAGAGGTGGTGAGCTTAATGAATGAGGATGAGAAGACTGTTGTCCGGCTGCAGGAGAAGCGGCAGAAGGAGCTCTGGAATCTCCTGAAGATTGCTTGT AGCAAGGTCCGTGGTCCTGTCAGTGGAAGCCCGGATAGCATGAATGCCTCTCGACTtagccagcctgggcagctgatgTCTCAGCCCTCCACGGCCTCCAACAGCTTACCCGAGCCAGCCAAGAAGAG TGAAGAACTGGTGGCCGAAGCACATAACCTGTGTACCCTGCTAGAAAATGCCATACAGGACACCGTGAGGGAGCAAGACCAGAGTTTCACG GCCCTAGACTGGAGCTGGTTACAGACGGAAGAAGAAGAGCACAACTGCCTGGAGCAGGCCTCCTGA
- the IKBKB gene encoding inhibitor of nuclear factor kappa-B kinase subunit beta isoform X1, which translates to MSWSPSLTTQTCGAWEMKERLGTGGFGNVIRWHNQETGEQIAIKQCRQELSPRNRERWCLEIQIMRRLTHPNVVAARDVPEGMQNLAPNDLPLLAMEYCQGGDLRKYLNQFENCCGLREGAILTLLSDIASALRYLHENRIIHRDLKPENIVLQQGEQRLIHKIIDLGYAKELDQGSLCTSFVGTLQYLAPELLEQQKYTVTVDYWSFGTLAFECITGFRPFLPNWQPVQWHSKVRQKSEVDIVVSEDLNGTVKFSSSLPYPNNLNSVLAERLEKWLQLMLMWHPRQRGTDPTYGPNGCFKALDDILNLKLVHILNMVTGTIHTYPVTEDESLQSLKARIQQDTGIPEEDQELLQEAGLALIPDKPATQCISDGKLNEGRTLDMDLVFLFDNSKITYETQISPRPQPESVSCILQEPKRNLAFFQLRKVWGQVWHSIQTLKEDCNRLQQGQRAAMMNLLRNNSCLSKMKNSMASMSQQLKAKLDFFKTSIQIDLEKYSEQTEFGITSDKLLLAWREMEQAVELCGRENEVKLLVERMMALQTDIVDLQRSPMGRKQGGTLDDLEEQARELYRRLREKPRDQRTEGDSQEMVRLLLQAIQSFEKKVRVIYTQLSKTVVCKQKALELLPKVEEVVSLMNEDEKTVVRLQEKRQKELWNLLKIACSKVRGPVSGSPDSMNASRLSQPGQLMSQPSTASNSLPEPAKKSEELVAEAHNLCTLLENAIQDTVREQDQSFTVTACVSPLRFHVLSFYSKREKKMETQSGIIPNLSVCLFVYDRVFPCHPGWSAVA; encoded by the exons GCTGACCCACCCCAATGTGGTGGCTGCCCGAGATGTCCCTGAGGGGATGCAGAACTTGGCGCCCAATGACTTGCCCCTGCTGGCCATGGAGTATTGCCAAGGAGGAGATCTCCGGAAG TACCTGAACCAGTTTGAGAATTGCTGTGGTCTGCGGGAAGGTGCCATCCTCACCTTGCTGAGTGACATTG cctctgcactTAGATACCTTCATGAAAACAGAATCATCCATCGGGATCTAAAGCCAGAAAACATCGTCCTGCAGCAAGGAGAACAGAGG TTAATACACAAAATTATTGACCTAGGATATGCCAAGGAGCTGGATCAGGGCAGTCTTTGCACATCATTCGTGGGGACCCTGCAGTACCTG GCCCCAGAGCTGCTGGAGCAGCAGAAGTACACGGTGACTGTCGACTACTGGAGCTTTGGCACCCTGGCCTTCGAGTGCATCACGGGCTTCCGGCCCTTCCTCCCCAACTGGCAGCCTGTGCAGTG GCATTCGAAAGTCCGGCAGAAGAGTGAGGTGGATATTGTTGTCAGCGAAGACTTGAATGGAACAGTGAAGTTTTCAAGCTCTTTACCCTACCCCAATAATCTTAACAG CGTCCTGGCTGAGCGACTGGAGAAGTGGCTGCAACTGATGCTGATGTGGCACCCCCGACAGAGGGGCACAGATCCCACGTATGGGCCCAATGGCTGCTTCAAGGCCCTGGATGACATCTTAAACTTAAAG CTGGTTCATATCTTGAACATGGTCACAGGCACCATCCACACCTACCCTGTGACAGAGGACGAGAGTCTGCAGAGCTTGAAGGCCAGAATCCAGCAGGACACGGGCATCCCAGAGGAGGACCAGGAGCTGCTGCAGGAAGCGGGCCTGGCATTGATCCCCGATAAACCTGCCACTCAGTGTATTTCAGATGGCAAG TTAAATGAGGGCCGCACATTGGACATggatcttgtttttctctttgacaACAGTAAAATCACCTATGAGACTCAGATCTCCCCACGGCCCCAACCTGAAAGTGTCAGCTGTATCC TTCAAGAGCCCAAGAGGAACCTCGCCTTCTTCCAGCTGAGGAAGGTGTGGGGCCAGGTCTGGCACAGCATCCAGACCCTGAAGGAGGATTGCAACCGGCTGCAGCAGGGACAGCGAGCCGCCAT GATGAATCTCCTCCGGAACAACAGCTGCCTCTCCAAGATGAAGAATTCCATGGCTTCCATGTCTCAGCAGCTCAAGGCCAAGTTGGATTTCTTCAAAACCAGCATCCAGATTGACCTGGAGAAGTACAGCGAGCAAACTGAGTTTGGGATCA caTCAGATAAACTGCTGCTGGCCTGGAGGGAAATGGAGCAGGCCGTGGAGCTCTGTGGGCGG GAGAATGAAGTGAAACTCCTGGTAGAACGGATGATGGCTCTACAGACGGACATCGTGGACTTGCAGAGGAGCCCCATGGGCCGGAAGCAGGGGGGAACGTTGGACGACCT AGAGGAGCAAGCAAGGGAGCTGTACAGGAGACTAAGGGAAAAGCCTCGAG ACCAGCGAACTGAGGGTGACAGTCAGGAAATGGTACGGCTGCTGCTTCAGGCAATTCAGAGCTTCGAGAAGAAAGTGCGAGTGATCTATACACAGCTCAG TAAAACTGTGGTTTGCAAGCAGAAGGCACTGGAACTGTTGCCCAAGGTGGAAGAGGTGGTGAGCTTAATGAATGAGGATGAGAAGACTGTTGTCCGGCTGCAGGAGAAGCGGCAGAAGGAGCTCTGGAATCTCCTGAAGATTGCTTGT AGCAAGGTCCGTGGTCCTGTCAGTGGAAGCCCGGATAGCATGAATGCCTCTCGACTtagccagcctgggcagctgatgTCTCAGCCCTCCACGGCCTCCAACAGCTTACCCGAGCCAGCCAAGAAGAG TGAAGAACTGGTGGCCGAAGCACATAACCTGTGTACCCTGCTAGAAAATGCCATACAGGACACCGTGAGGGAGCAAGACCAGAGTTTCACGGTAACAGCCTGTGTGAGCCCCCTGCGATTCCATGTCCTTTCATTCTatagcaaaagagaaaagaaaatggaaacgcAATCTGGCATTATCCCCAACctcagtgtttgtttgtttgtttatgacaGGGTctttccctgtcacccaggctggagtgcagtggcatga